The genomic stretch CAAATTATTTAAATTAAACTAAACAATGTTATTGTAATGAAATATAAAATCTTAGAAAAACCTAGTTGCGAAGAAGGATACGACCTTGTTCAGGAAGCTTTACGTAAAAAAGCAACAATATTAATCTTTGCTTGCTGTAAAGTCAGCTATGAAGGAAGAGCATTAAGTGAACTCAACTGGGGAGAACGTATAATAATGATTAAGCCAGACGGTGCATTCTTAATTCACCAAGAGAAAAAAGTAGAACCTGTTAACTGGCAACCACCAAAATCAAGGACTAGAAGTTACATCAAAAATGACAATCTATTTTTAGAAAGTCACAGAAGAACCCCAAAAGAATTGTTAACCGTTGAAATTAGGAAAATCCAATTTATCAATTATGCCAATATTGAAGACTTTGAAGAGCTTGAACAGGCAGGATACGAAAAAGATATGAGTGACATGATAATGGAAAAACCTCACATGATTGAAAAAGGTTTTACTCCAACTACCCGTGAATACAGCGTAGACCATGGATTCATTGACATTTTAGGAAAAGACAAAGACAATAACCTAATGGTTCTTGAATTAAAAGCCCGTAAAGCTGGAGTTACAGCAGTAAAACAACTCAGAAGATATCTTCAAGATTTAAAAAATACAGATAACGACTATTTAAGAGAGTGCAAATCAGAGAAAAAACAGATTAGAGGATTACTTGTTGCACCTTCAATAATGGACGATGCTTTGGAATTGCTTGAAGAAGAAGGCATTGAATTTGTGTCCGTGGAACCTCCACGTGAGCTAAAAAGAGATAAAAAAGTAACATTAGATGCATTCTAATCCAATGCATCCTCAATTTTTTTCAATTCATTATTATAATAATTTATTGTGTATAAATTAGCAGGTGTAGATTTAACCACATGACAGTCTTTTTCTAATTTATAAATAAGATAATCTTCACCATCTAAAGGAATGGTTGCATCTTCATCCAACAATTCTAAATTTTCAAGTTCTTCCAAGATATTTTGATATTCTTTTTCTTCAAGAGCAATCAAATCATCCAATTCCATGTCCTGAGCCTTAGGGTTTAAATGAGTTGCAATAGCTACAAACCCATTGACCATTTTATCTGACAATTCAAATATTGCAGTTCTAATTTCAACCATAGACATTTTTACATGAATTAAAGTGTTTTTGGTGACTGGAATTTCCTTAGACAAACCTATTTGGTTAATTTCATAGTTATTTTTCCACTCCCCAATTTTGTAAACTGCATAATTTATATCATTAACATTAATAATTTCTTCATTGGTCATTCTATCACGATTATAAATATCTATTTATAATAATAAATAGATTATTATAAATATTGTTAATAATAAATGTAAATTTTAATGGAGGTTAAACAGTGAAAAAATGTCCTGAATGTGGAAATCCTAGTTATGATGGAGCCCCAGTTTGTGGAAACTGTGGATATAAATTCCCTATGGCTAAAAAAATAGTGCCTAAAGGTGAAGATATATTCAAAAAAGAACCCAAAAAGGTCAAAAAACAATCCAAAAAGGGAAAAACTTCCAATGACGAAAGTACACTTAATATTTTAAAACAAAAGAAACTTATTATTGGAATAATCTTAGTTATAACTTTAATTATAATTTGTGGAATCTTTTTAACAGGATCAAGTGACAAATCTTCCCCAATTCAAAGTATTGACTCCGCTCAATACAGTGCAGGTGATTTTTCATTCAAATATCCTAACAATTGGCAGCAAATAAACCAAACTGATGCTGAACACCCTGGTGCAATATTCTACAAAACAACAAACAATACAACTGTTGAATACTATAATGTAAGCAGCAGTGCATCATCCTTGAAAGAAATAAATCAAAACAGAATCAGCCATGCTCAAAGCGTAGGTGCATCCGTAACACTTCTTGAAACTATAACATTAGACGGAAGAAATGCATCAAATATCATCTTAGAGAATGCTGATGGAAACTACACAAGATATGTTTCAATGTTTAGTGATGGTGAACTATATGTATTTAGACTTTCTGGCGATTCTGTAAATTCCGTTACATCTGATGAAATTACCGGAATGATAAACTCTGCAGATATTGCTTAAGTATGATTTAAATCATACTTCTTTTCTATTTTTTAAGTGTTTAAAATGACAAAAATTAAGCTTGCTTTATGTCAAATGAATGTTGTCGACAATAAAGAAAAAAACATAAAAACAGCTCGTTTGATGATTGAAGAAAGCATATCTAAAAATGCTGATTTTATAATATTACCTGAAATGTTTAACTGCCCATATTCCAACGACAAATTTATTGAATATGGTGAAAAAGAGAAAAGCAGTGAAACACTTTCTGAAATTTCCAAATTAGCTAAATCAAACAATGTATACATCCTTGCAGGATCAATTCCGGAAATAGAAGAAGACAAATTATACAATACCAGTTATCTTTTCGATAGACAAGGAAATGTTATTGCAAAGCATAGGAAAATGCATCTCTTTGATATTGACGTTAAAAGAAAGATAACATTTAAAGAGTCAGATGTGCTAACCGCAGGTAATGACTTTACAATAGCTGATACTGAATTTGGGAAAGTTGGTATTGGAATATGTTATGACATTCGTTTCCCAGAGCTTGCAAAAATCATGGTTGAAAACGGAGCATTAATCTTGATTTATCCAGGTGCATTCAATATGACAACAGGCCCAGCACATTGGGAGTTGCTATTCCGTTCAAGAGCAATGGACAATCAGGCATTCTGTATTGGCGTTGCACCCGCATTGAATAATGATGCAAGTTACCATAGCTATGGACATTCAATAATTACAAATCCTTGGGGAGAAGTAATAGCCCAAGCTAGTGAAAAAGAAAGTTTAATAATTTCAGAAATCGATTTAAGTGAAATAAAAAAAGTAAGGGAAGAGTTACCTCTTTTAAAGAATAAAAGAGATGACCTCTACGAAGTTATTCAAAAATAACTATTTTAATTTTGCCAATCTTTTCTCGAAGTAAGATAATTTTTTATCATTGTCTGCAAATACTTCAATTGCAGTTTCAATTACTCTAACTTCATTGTCATAGTCATTATCTTTCCTATATAATACACATAATCTTTTGTATGGAGCATCTTTAGCCTGTTTTGACTCAACATACCTTTCGTATTCTTTAATAGCTTTTTGCATATTGGTTTTTTCCCATTCTTTAATGGTACTCATTGGAATGACTTTAACAACAGATTTTCCAGATGCTTTTGCTTTTTGTCTTTTTTGTGCCTTTTTAATAGCTTTATTACATGATTTTTTGAAGTCTTCATCTTTTTCTGCTTTTCTTGCATCTTTAATTGCTTTAATTGATTCATCAGTTGCAAGGTCTCCTAAAGATTGAATAGCTGCTAATCTAACACCCCAATCCTCATCCTGAAGACATTTTGAAATTGAATCAAGTTCATCTGCAGCTTGAAGTTCACCTAATGCACGTACGGCAACTTTCCTAACTCCAAAATCCTCATCTTCAGTTGCTTCAACAAAATAAGGTACAACTTTACTATTTTCAGTTTCTTTAAGTGCAAAAGCTAAAAATCTTTTGTTTTTACCTTCAGCATTGCTAAATTCCTCAATTAATTTATCAACAGCCATTTCACCCATGTTACCTAAAATTTCAGCTGCTTTGAATCTGACTTGTGCATTATCATCAGTAGTAGCTTTAATTAATGGTTCAATAGCTGATTCATCAGTAATTCCAACTAATGATTCTATAGCTTCTTTTCTAACTTTGACATCCTCATCAGATAGTTTAGAAATAGCATCATCAAAACTTAAATTAGTCATGATAATAAGTTAGTTTTTAAGAATATATAATCTTTTAATAAAAATAGGAAATTAAATAAGAGAAAAAATTCTCTTATTTAAATAGCAGTCCAACCACCATCGATACATATTAATTGACCAGTACAATAACTGGATGCATCGGATGCCAAGTAAATTGCAATACCATCCAATTCACCAGGTTGACCTAAACGACCAGCCGGACAGTATGCTTTAATAAGATCCATGAATCCATCGAGTTCAATAGTATCAATAGTCAATTCTGTTTCAAATACCGCAGGACCAATTGCATTTACGGTAATGTTGTATTTTGCCCATTCAACAGCCAATTTTTTGGTTAAGTTCATTACGCCACCTTTAGCTGAAGAATATGCGCTGATACCTCCACCAGGGAAGATTACTCTGGAGTGGATTGAACCAATGTTTATGATTTTACCATATTCTTGTTCAATCATAATTTCTCCGACAGCTTTACACATGTAGTATACACCACTTAAGTCAATGTGAATGTGTCTTTCCCATTCTTCATTGCTTTGATCGGTAACCATTTTGTTATTTCCCATACCTGCTGCGTTAACTAAAATATCAATTCTTCCATATGCATCCATAACTTTTGCAACAGCAGCTGTGATGCTGTCGTAGTCACCTACATCACATACAGCATACATTACATCGAAATCGAATTTTTCTTCTATTCAGCGACATTTTCTTGAAGTCTTTCTTCTCTTCTAGCAAATAATGCTACTTTAGCACCTTGACTTGCATATGCTTGTGCAATTTGCCAACCAAGACCAGAAGAAGCACCAGTAATTACTGCAACTTTGTCTTTAATATCAAAATAGTTTTTCATTTTCAATACCACCTAAGCACTAAGCCCATGAATGAATATATTATAAATTAAACTATTTAACTATTTTATTTAGTTTTTTATATATTTGATAAATTATATTCAATAAATAGAATAATAACTATATAATATTCAAATAATTTGATTAAATAAACCCTTAAAAAAATAGCGATATGAATAAAAAATACCAATGAAAATTACTACACTGGAAAAATATTCCGACAATATTATTAAACTGAACATGACTAGTTATAATAAAATTAAATACTATAAAGATTAAAAGGTTAATAATATTCAAATTAAAATCAGGAGAATAACAATGATTGAAGAACAAACCAAAGTCTACACCAAAAAACAAATATTCAAAACCCTACACCCATGGGTTCAAAAATGGTTTGATTCAAAGTTTGAAGATTTTACTCCCGCACAAAAGATGTCAATCATAGATATCCACAAGAAGAACAACATTTTAATTTCATCACCAACAGGATCAGGAAAAACATTAACAGCATTCCTATCAGTGATAAGTGAATTGACAACACTTGCAGAAAAGGACCAACTAGAAGATAAGGTATACTGCATTTACATTTCACCACTAAAAGCATTAGACAATGATATTGAAAAAAATTTAGAGGAACCCCTAAAAGGAATTGAAGAAATATCCGGTCAGGATTTAGGAATCAGAAAAGCAGTAAGAACCGGAGACACTTCACAATACCAAAGGCAAAAGATGCTTAAAAAACCACCACATATTTTGATTACAACACCCGAAACATTATCCATTTTACTCGTAGCACCAAAATTTAGGGAAAAATTGAGCGGAGTCAAATATGTGATTATTGATGAAATCCACTCACTAGCCGAAAACAAACGTGGAGTTCATTTAAGCTTATCATTAGAAAGATTACAACACTTAATAGGACAATACACAAGAATTGGACTTTCAGCAACCGTAAGTCCTCTTGAAGAAGTTGCGAGATTCCTTGTAGGTTACGAATATGGCGTTGAGCGAAACTGCAAAGTCGTTAAAATAAACTATCTAAAAGAGTTGGATATGGAAGTTATGTGTCCCGTAAGTGATATTGTGCTAGCTGACGAAGAGGACACCCGACTTGGAATGTATGATTTACTTGATGATTTAATTCAGGAAAACAAAACAACATTAGTCTTTACAAACACACGTAGT from Methanobrevibacter sp. encodes the following:
- a CDS encoding HEAT repeat domain-containing protein, coding for MTNLSFDDAISKLSDEDVKVRKEAIESLVGITDESAIEPLIKATTDDNAQVRFKAAEILGNMGEMAVDKLIEEFSNAEGKNKRFLAFALKETENSKVVPYFVEATEDEDFGVRKVAVRALGELQAADELDSISKCLQDEDWGVRLAAIQSLGDLATDESIKAIKDARKAEKDEDFKKSCNKAIKKAQKRQKAKASGKSVVKVIPMSTIKEWEKTNMQKAIKEYERYVESKQAKDAPYKRLCVLYRKDNDYDNEVRVIETAIEVFADNDKKLSYFEKRLAKLK
- a CDS encoding zinc ribbon domain-containing protein, which translates into the protein MKKCPECGNPSYDGAPVCGNCGYKFPMAKKIVPKGEDIFKKEPKKVKKQSKKGKTSNDESTLNILKQKKLIIGIILVITLIIICGIFLTGSSDKSSPIQSIDSAQYSAGDFSFKYPNNWQQINQTDAEHPGAIFYKTTNNTTVEYYNVSSSASSLKEINQNRISHAQSVGASVTLLETITLDGRNASNIILENADGNYTRYVSMFSDGELYVFRLSGDSVNSVTSDEITGMINSADIA
- a CDS encoding carbon-nitrogen hydrolase family protein, with protein sequence MTKIKLALCQMNVVDNKEKNIKTARLMIEESISKNADFIILPEMFNCPYSNDKFIEYGEKEKSSETLSEISKLAKSNNVYILAGSIPEIEEDKLYNTSYLFDRQGNVIAKHRKMHLFDIDVKRKITFKESDVLTAGNDFTIADTEFGKVGIGICYDIRFPELAKIMVENGALILIYPGAFNMTTGPAHWELLFRSRAMDNQAFCIGVAPALNNDASYHSYGHSIITNPWGEVIAQASEKESLIISEIDLSEIKKVREELPLLKNKRDDLYEVIQK
- the nucS gene encoding endonuclease NucS, with product MKYKILEKPSCEEGYDLVQEALRKKATILIFACCKVSYEGRALSELNWGERIIMIKPDGAFLIHQEKKVEPVNWQPPKSRTRSYIKNDNLFLESHRRTPKELLTVEIRKIQFINYANIEDFEELEQAGYEKDMSDMIMEKPHMIEKGFTPTTREYSVDHGFIDILGKDKDNNLMVLELKARKAGVTAVKQLRRYLQDLKNTDNDYLRECKSEKKQIRGLLVAPSIMDDALELLEEEGIEFVSVEPPRELKRDKKVTLDAF